A region of Halalkaliarchaeum desulfuricum DNA encodes the following proteins:
- a CDS encoding acyl-CoA dehydrogenase family protein, producing MDFELPAEHRMIRDTVREFCEAEIEPIAGEIEDEHRFPAEIFEQLGELDVMGVPIDEEYGGLGGDQLMYALVTEELGRVSGGIGLSYAAHVSLGSKPIELFGTDAQKREWLEPLASGEKLGAWALTEPGSGSDASDMDTTARKEGDEWVLNGTKQFITNANVANSVLVKAVTDPGAGYDGISTFIVSPDDDGFEVTTVWEKMGLNSSPTCEITFDGVRLPENRLLGETGEGWKQTMKTLDGGRISIAALSTGLAQGAFEAAKEYALEREQFGQPISEFDAIRDKLVDMHRKTERARLLTRRAASKYDRGERVTRESALAKLDASEAAREVAEDAVQVLGGYGYTEEFAPQRFYRDAKLMEIGEGTSEIQHLVIGRELGL from the coding sequence ATGGACTTCGAGCTGCCGGCGGAACACCGGATGATCCGCGACACCGTCAGGGAGTTTTGCGAAGCGGAGATCGAGCCGATCGCAGGGGAGATCGAGGACGAGCACCGGTTCCCGGCCGAGATATTCGAGCAGTTGGGAGAGCTCGACGTAATGGGAGTTCCGATCGACGAGGAGTACGGCGGACTCGGCGGCGACCAGCTCATGTACGCGCTCGTGACCGAGGAACTGGGACGCGTCTCGGGCGGGATCGGGCTGTCGTATGCGGCCCACGTCTCGCTCGGCAGCAAGCCGATCGAACTGTTCGGCACCGACGCGCAGAAACGCGAGTGGCTCGAGCCGCTGGCGTCGGGCGAGAAGCTGGGCGCGTGGGCGCTCACCGAACCCGGCTCGGGATCCGACGCCTCCGACATGGACACGACCGCCCGGAAGGAGGGCGACGAGTGGGTACTGAACGGCACGAAGCAGTTCATCACCAACGCCAACGTCGCAAACAGCGTGCTCGTGAAGGCGGTCACCGACCCCGGGGCGGGATACGACGGGATCTCGACGTTCATCGTTTCGCCCGACGACGACGGCTTCGAGGTGACGACAGTCTGGGAGAAGATGGGGCTCAACTCCTCGCCCACCTGCGAGATCACGTTCGACGGCGTCCGGCTCCCCGAGAACCGCCTGCTCGGCGAGACGGGCGAGGGATGGAAACAGACGATGAAGACGCTCGACGGCGGTCGGATCTCCATCGCGGCGCTATCGACCGGGCTCGCACAGGGCGCCTTCGAGGCCGCGAAGGAGTACGCCCTGGAGCGTGAGCAGTTCGGCCAGCCGATCAGCGAGTTCGACGCGATCCGGGACAAGCTGGTCGACATGCACCGCAAGACCGAGCGCGCGAGGCTGCTCACCCGCCGTGCAGCCTCGAAATACGACCGCGGCGAGCGGGTCACCCGCGAGTCGGCGCTGGCGAAGCTCGACGCCAGCGAGGCCGCCCGGGAGGTCGCCGAGGACGCGGTGCAGGTGCTGGGCGGGTACGGCTACACCGAGGAGTTCGCTCCACAGCGGTTCTACCGGGACGCGAAGCTGATGGAGATCGGCGAAGGGACAAGCGAGATCCAGCACCTTGTGATCGGACGGGAACTCGGCTTGTAA
- a CDS encoding RIO1 family regulatory kinase/ATPase domain-containing protein, translated as MELRRLVRGRLDWPRLEAVAMELAKRYDRDCVHVRFLEADNWLSTPMVLDEDLFVKVISRQNTLVHTLFTTGRNLGAFSAGTEGFFERFKTPYEMAEHELEATRQMRELGINAPEPIEAVEIDGLGVVVLEYLPEFRSLDQLDGKEARDAAVQLFDSLWTLHDAGLAHGDLRAENVLVLEGEVYFIDATNVSADAREDARAYDLASALAALEPVVGPRETIDAALSAYSTDELLAARRFLDFVAIRPDHEFDTTALKGELEKRADGTPG; from the coding sequence ATGGAACTTCGCCGCCTGGTTCGTGGCCGCCTCGACTGGCCGCGGCTGGAGGCGGTCGCGATGGAGCTTGCAAAGCGGTACGACCGCGACTGCGTGCACGTCAGGTTCCTGGAGGCGGACAACTGGCTCTCGACGCCGATGGTGCTCGACGAGGACCTGTTCGTGAAGGTCATCTCCCGACAGAACACCCTCGTGCACACCCTGTTTACGACCGGACGGAACCTGGGGGCGTTCTCGGCCGGGACGGAGGGGTTCTTCGAACGGTTCAAGACACCCTACGAGATGGCGGAACACGAACTCGAGGCGACCCGGCAGATGCGCGAGCTGGGGATCAACGCACCCGAGCCGATCGAGGCCGTCGAGATCGACGGCCTCGGCGTGGTGGTGCTGGAGTACCTCCCGGAGTTTCGGTCGCTCGACCAGCTCGACGGCAAGGAAGCACGGGACGCCGCAGTGCAGCTGTTCGACTCGCTGTGGACGCTTCACGACGCGGGGCTTGCACACGGGGACCTCAGGGCGGAGAACGTGCTCGTGCTCGAGGGAGAGGTGTACTTCATCGACGCGACGAACGTCAGCGCCGACGCCCGCGAGGACGCCCGGGCGTACGACCTCGCGAGCGCGCTGGCGGCGCTGGAGCCGGTCGTCGGGCCCCGGGAAACGATCGACGCCGCGTTGTCCGCCTACTCGACGGACGAACTGCTCGCGGCGCGGCGGTTCCTGGACTTCGTTGCGATCCGGCCCGACCACGAGTTCGACACGACGGCCCTGAAAGGGGAGCTCGAAAAACGGGCGGATGGGACGCCGGGATAA
- a CDS encoding aldo/keto reductase has product MARSSEEIDLDFVPLGRTGLHTSELQFGTWRFGKETEEGNVEIGEARAKELLDAYEAAGGRYIDTADVYGGGDSERWIGEWLDGRDRERFTVASKIYWQIREGDPNSGGTNRKNIRHRIDALLDRLDTDYVDVLYIHRWDDATTTRELMKTLNGLIESGKVHYLGASTMRPNAWKVARANAIADSEGWEPFTVLQPRYNLVDREIEGDYLEMARQRGLAVCPWSPLGQGFLTGKYSREDGLEGDSRVAESSRFREAYLTDENFDLHEELDAVAEEVDATPAQVALAWLIHREGVTAPIVGARTVEQLTENLAAATIDLSDEQVDRLTEAKAGPYDGL; this is encoded by the coding sequence ATGGCACGATCCTCCGAAGAGATCGATCTCGACTTCGTCCCGCTCGGCCGAACCGGCCTCCACACCAGCGAACTGCAGTTCGGCACCTGGCGGTTCGGCAAAGAGACCGAAGAAGGGAACGTGGAGATCGGCGAGGCGCGCGCAAAAGAGCTGCTCGACGCCTACGAGGCCGCCGGCGGCCGGTACATCGACACCGCCGACGTCTACGGCGGCGGCGACAGCGAGCGGTGGATCGGCGAGTGGCTCGACGGTCGCGACCGCGAGCGGTTCACGGTCGCCTCCAAGATTTACTGGCAGATCCGCGAGGGCGATCCCAACAGCGGGGGAACCAACCGGAAGAACATCCGCCACCGGATCGACGCCCTGCTGGACCGGCTCGACACCGACTACGTCGACGTGCTGTACATCCACCGGTGGGACGACGCCACGACCACCCGCGAGCTGATGAAAACGCTGAACGGCCTCATAGAGTCGGGCAAGGTCCACTACCTGGGCGCCTCGACGATGCGACCGAACGCCTGGAAGGTCGCCCGGGCGAACGCGATCGCCGACAGCGAAGGCTGGGAGCCGTTTACCGTGCTGCAGCCCCGGTACAATCTCGTCGATCGGGAGATCGAGGGCGACTACCTCGAGATGGCCAGACAGCGCGGGCTCGCGGTCTGTCCGTGGAGCCCGCTCGGCCAGGGATTTTTGACCGGCAAGTACAGCCGCGAGGACGGCCTCGAGGGCGACTCCCGGGTGGCGGAATCGAGCCGGTTTCGGGAGGCGTACCTCACCGACGAGAACTTCGATCTCCACGAGGAACTCGACGCCGTCGCCGAGGAGGTCGACGCCACGCCGGCCCAGGTCGCGCTCGCGTGGCTGATCCACCGCGAGGGCGTCACGGCGCCGATCGTGGGCGCCCGCACGGTCGAGCAGCTGACCGAGAACCTCGCGGCGGCGACGATCGACCTCAGCGATGAGCAGGTCGACCGGCTCACCGAGGCGAAGGCCGGGCCGTACGACGGTCTCTAG
- the tsaA gene encoding tRNA (N6-threonylcarbamoyladenosine(37)-N6)-methyltransferase TrmO — protein MEPVTYDPIGVVESPFSKPEEVPRPSDEFVDATGTVHLKPEYEAGLKGLEEFSHVVLVSHLHEVAETRLRVTPIASRGEVGIFATSGTVRPNPIGTSVVELVELSGTELTVSNLDLADGTPILDIKPYAPKMTDLDDLEIGWMGD, from the coding sequence ATGGAACCGGTAACGTACGATCCGATCGGCGTCGTCGAATCGCCGTTCTCGAAGCCGGAGGAGGTCCCGCGGCCGTCCGACGAGTTCGTCGACGCCACCGGGACGGTTCACCTGAAACCCGAGTACGAAGCCGGCCTGAAGGGGCTGGAGGAGTTTTCACACGTCGTCCTGGTCTCGCATCTCCACGAGGTCGCGGAAACTCGCCTTCGGGTCACGCCGATCGCCTCGCGGGGGGAGGTTGGAATCTTCGCCACGTCGGGGACGGTGCGCCCGAACCCGATCGGAACGTCCGTCGTGGAACTGGTTGAACTATCCGGCACGGAGCTGACGGTTTCGAACCTCGATCTCGCGGACGGGACGCCGATCCTCGATATCAAACCGTACGCTCCGAAAATGACGGATCTGGACGATCTGGAGATCGGGTGGATGGGCGACTGA
- a CDS encoding aldehyde dehydrogenase family protein, producing the protein MSEPYNHYIDGEWTDGAGDETFESENPATGETLGEFRRGTPEDVDRASRAAEEAFEEWRRMSHIDRAEYLWDIYHELRERTDELGEILTRENGKEISEGRADVVEAAHMVEWAAGDARHPKGDVVPSEIPEKDAYMRRKPRGVVGCITPWNFPVAIPFWHMAVALVEGNTVVWKPAEQTPWCGQVIAEMFEDSGIPEGVFNMVQGFGDAGAAIVDHDAVDTILFTGSAEVGHEVAQKVAADPKKQAACEMGGKNGIVITENADLDVAVHSAVMSSFKTTGQRCVSSERLIVHTDVYDEFKARFVDVAEDVAVGDPLEEDTFMGPLIEEAHVEKVTEYNELARKEGVNVLVDRTELDPEEIPAGHEDGHWVGPFVYEADPDEDLRCTHEEVFGPHVALLEYEGDIERAMEIHNDTDYGLAGAIISEDYRQINHYRDNAEVGLAYGNLPCIGAEVQLPFGGVKKSGNGYPSAREVIEAVTERTAWTLNNSREIEMAQGLSADIKTRDE; encoded by the coding sequence ATGTCCGAACCGTACAACCATTACATCGACGGCGAGTGGACCGACGGCGCCGGCGACGAGACGTTCGAGAGCGAAAACCCCGCGACCGGAGAGACGCTCGGTGAGTTCCGACGGGGGACACCCGAGGACGTCGACCGCGCATCGCGAGCCGCCGAGGAGGCGTTCGAGGAGTGGCGCCGGATGTCTCACATCGACCGCGCGGAGTATCTCTGGGACATCTATCACGAACTCCGCGAGCGGACCGACGAGCTCGGCGAGATCCTCACCAGGGAGAACGGCAAAGAGATCAGCGAGGGGAGAGCCGACGTCGTCGAGGCCGCCCACATGGTCGAGTGGGCCGCCGGCGACGCCAGACACCCGAAAGGCGACGTCGTTCCCTCCGAGATCCCCGAAAAGGACGCGTACATGCGGCGGAAGCCGCGGGGCGTGGTCGGCTGTATCACGCCGTGGAACTTCCCGGTAGCGATCCCGTTCTGGCACATGGCCGTCGCGCTGGTGGAGGGCAACACCGTCGTCTGGAAACCCGCCGAGCAGACGCCGTGGTGTGGGCAGGTCATCGCCGAGATGTTCGAGGACAGCGGCATCCCCGAGGGCGTGTTCAATATGGTCCAGGGGTTCGGCGACGCCGGTGCGGCGATCGTCGACCACGACGCCGTCGACACGATCCTGTTTACCGGCTCGGCGGAGGTCGGCCACGAGGTCGCTCAGAAGGTCGCCGCCGACCCGAAAAAGCAGGCCGCCTGCGAGATGGGCGGGAAAAACGGGATCGTGATCACCGAAAACGCCGACCTCGACGTCGCCGTCCACTCGGCAGTGATGAGTTCGTTTAAAACGACCGGCCAGCGGTGCGTCTCCTCCGAGCGCCTGATCGTCCACACCGACGTGTACGACGAGTTCAAAGCGCGGTTCGTCGACGTCGCCGAGGACGTCGCCGTGGGCGATCCGCTCGAGGAGGACACGTTCATGGGGCCGCTGATCGAGGAGGCCCACGTCGAGAAGGTGACGGAGTACAACGAACTCGCCAGAAAGGAGGGGGTGAACGTGCTCGTCGACCGAACCGAACTGGACCCCGAGGAGATCCCCGCGGGTCACGAGGACGGTCACTGGGTCGGGCCGTTCGTCTACGAGGCCGATCCCGACGAGGACCTCCGGTGCACCCACGAGGAGGTGTTCGGCCCCCACGTCGCGCTCCTCGAATACGAGGGTGACATAGAGCGCGCGATGGAGATCCACAACGACACCGACTACGGGCTGGCAGGGGCGATCATCTCCGAGGACTACCGCCAGATCAACCACTACCGCGACAACGCGGAGGTCGGGCTGGCGTACGGCAACCTCCCGTGTATCGGCGCGGAGGTCCAGCTGCCGTTCGGCGGGGTGAAGAAGTCCGGCAACGGCTACCCCAGCGCCCGCGAGGTGATCGAGGCCGTCACCGAGCGCACCGCCTGGACGCTGAACAACTCCAGGGAGATCGAGATGGCCCAGGGCCTCTCTGCGGACATCAAAACCCGCGACGAGTAG
- a CDS encoding 2-amino-3,7-dideoxy-D-threo-hept-6-ulosonate synthase — protein MNPGIDARLTRISTDGRYLIVPMDHGITMGAVKGLKDIESTIDAVTAGGADAVLTQKGIAPRVHPNKNGAGYVVHVNASTTIGPDENDKRMTGTVRDAVRAGADAVSMHLNVGSTYEPKQIEDLATLTTEAADLGIPVLAMAYARGPGVDESDPEALGHAVRLAEELGADVVKTGYSGDGDSFTHVTESTRLPVVIAGGSKGTDRETVEMVRGAMDGGAAGVSMGRSIFQHDDPGAIARAVSAVVHDDAGVEEALQQGGFAGGE, from the coding sequence ATGAATCCGGGAATCGACGCGCGGCTCACACGAATTTCGACGGACGGCCGGTACCTGATCGTCCCGATGGACCACGGTATCACCATGGGGGCGGTAAAAGGGCTGAAGGACATCGAATCGACGATCGACGCGGTGACGGCCGGTGGCGCGGACGCCGTGCTCACCCAGAAGGGGATCGCCCCTCGCGTCCATCCGAACAAAAACGGCGCGGGCTACGTCGTCCACGTGAACGCCTCGACGACGATCGGGCCCGACGAAAACGACAAGCGGATGACCGGCACAGTGCGGGACGCGGTTCGCGCGGGAGCCGACGCGGTGTCGATGCATCTCAACGTCGGCTCGACGTACGAGCCGAAACAGATCGAGGACCTCGCAACGCTCACGACCGAGGCGGCCGACCTGGGGATCCCGGTGCTCGCGATGGCGTACGCCCGGGGTCCCGGCGTCGACGAGTCGGATCCCGAGGCGCTGGGCCACGCGGTGCGGCTGGCCGAGGAGCTGGGGGCCGACGTCGTCAAGACAGGTTACTCCGGCGACGGCGACTCGTTTACACACGTCACGGAGTCGACCCGGCTGCCGGTCGTGATAGCGGGTGGCTCGAAGGGAACCGATCGGGAGACAGTCGAGATGGTGCGCGGGGCGATGGACGGCGGCGCCGCGGGCGTCTCGATGGGACGGTCGATCTTCCAGCACGACGACCCGGGCGCAATCGCACGGGCCGTCTCCGCGGTCGTCCACGACGACGCCGGCGTCGAGGAGGCCTTGCAGCAGGGTGGCTTCGCGGGCGGCGAGTGA
- the trpA gene encoding tryptophan synthase subunit alpha yields the protein MSRPDATGAVGTVANDEALAAAFAGEPAFVPYLAVGDPDYESSLAYVEALARGGADVIELGLPFSEPIAEGPTIQGAIVRALEAGMTPERFFAFVEDLDVDVPLVCMTYYNLIYQYGRHSAPDGEDGDTEYEAAAGDEDAEYEAAAGEGGPRAFVERAAEAGLSGFVVPDLPAEEAGPLREACDEFGLDLIFIVAPTTRGERLDRMRELVSGYVYVQARLGTTGARTDVSDRTEESLARVADWEVPKAVGFGIADGEQAERIVAAGADGIIVGSALVDIVAEGVENGDDADVVADRIEAKARELKAGARRGRE from the coding sequence ATGAGCCGCCCGGATGCGACCGGGGCCGTCGGGACGGTCGCCAACGACGAGGCGCTCGCGGCTGCCTTCGCGGGCGAGCCGGCGTTCGTGCCGTACCTCGCGGTGGGGGATCCGGACTACGAGTCGTCGCTGGCGTACGTCGAGGCGCTGGCTCGTGGCGGCGCCGACGTGATCGAACTCGGACTGCCCTTCTCGGAGCCGATCGCCGAGGGACCGACGATCCAGGGGGCGATCGTCCGGGCGCTCGAGGCGGGCATGACCCCCGAGCGCTTCTTCGCGTTCGTCGAGGACCTCGACGTCGACGTCCCGCTGGTCTGTATGACCTATTACAACCTGATCTATCAGTACGGCCGCCACTCGGCGCCGGACGGCGAGGACGGGGACACCGAGTACGAGGCCGCCGCCGGGGACGAGGACGCCGAGTACGAGGCCGCCGCCGGCGAGGGCGGCCCCCGGGCGTTCGTCGAGCGCGCCGCGGAGGCCGGGCTCTCGGGGTTCGTCGTCCCGGACCTGCCCGCCGAGGAGGCGGGGCCCCTCAGGGAGGCGTGCGACGAGTTCGGGCTGGATCTGATCTTCATCGTCGCCCCCACGACCCGGGGGGAGCGGCTCGACCGCATGCGCGAACTGGTGTCCGGCTACGTCTACGTCCAGGCGCGGCTGGGAACCACGGGCGCCAGGACGGACGTGTCCGACCGGACCGAAGAGAGCCTCGCGCGGGTCGCCGACTGGGAGGTGCCCAAGGCGGTCGGCTTCGGGATCGCCGACGGCGAGCAGGCCGAACGGATCGTCGCCGCCGGCGCCGACGGGATCATCGTCGGCTCCGCGTTGGTGGACATCGTCGCCGAGGGGGTCGAAAACGGCGATGATGCCGACGTCGTCGCCGACCGGATCGAAGCGAAGGCACGTGAACTGAAGGCGGGGGCAAGGCGCGGGCGAGAATGA
- the trpB gene encoding tryptophan synthase subunit beta has product MTDATHTDDENAESDGRFGRYGGQYVPEALMPALEELEDAYGRYVLENEDGFLEEFHRRLDDFGGRPTPLQRADRLSERYDTEVYLKREDLLHGGAHKLNNALGQVLLAKYMGKDRIIAETGAGQHGTATAMAAAHLGMPCTIYMGERDINRQRPNVFRMKINGAEVQPVTTGRGTLKEAISETMRDWAATVEDTHYVIGSVVGPHPFPSMVREFQAVISREARAQVQEKTGRLPDAVLACAGGGSNTMGSFEAFIGDDDVDLYAVEAGGSSLSVDEEAGVAPNSATLSTGGEGVLHGARTKLLQDHHGQIMESHSVSAGLDYAGVGPELAALADEGRVTAANVDDDAALEAFHRLSTDEGIIPALETAHAFGYLKQRQDELGDLVVVTVSGRGDKDLETVIEETEKREIGNAPDMSLFSGGLR; this is encoded by the coding sequence ATGACCGATGCAACCCACACCGACGACGAGAACGCAGAGTCCGACGGACGCTTCGGCCGGTACGGCGGCCAGTACGTTCCCGAGGCGCTGATGCCGGCGCTCGAGGAGCTCGAGGACGCCTACGGCCGGTACGTGCTCGAAAACGAGGACGGCTTCCTGGAGGAGTTCCACCGCCGGCTCGACGACTTCGGCGGGCGACCGACGCCGCTCCAGCGCGCGGATCGCCTCTCCGAGCGGTACGACACCGAGGTGTATCTCAAGCGCGAGGACCTGCTCCACGGCGGCGCCCACAAGCTGAACAACGCCCTGGGACAGGTTCTCCTGGCGAAGTACATGGGCAAAGACCGCATCATCGCCGAAACCGGCGCCGGACAGCACGGCACCGCGACTGCGATGGCGGCGGCGCATCTGGGCATGCCCTGCACCATCTACATGGGGGAACGGGACATCAACCGCCAGCGCCCCAACGTCTTCCGGATGAAAATAAACGGAGCGGAGGTACAGCCCGTGACCACCGGCCGCGGGACGCTCAAGGAGGCGATCTCCGAGACGATGCGCGACTGGGCGGCGACCGTCGAGGACACCCACTACGTGATCGGCTCCGTGGTGGGCCCCCACCCGTTCCCGTCGATGGTCCGGGAGTTCCAGGCGGTTATCAGCCGGGAGGCCAGAGCGCAGGTACAGGAGAAAACGGGACGGCTTCCCGACGCCGTGCTCGCGTGTGCCGGCGGCGGGTCGAACACGATGGGCTCCTTCGAGGCGTTCATCGGAGACGACGACGTCGATCTGTACGCCGTCGAGGCCGGGGGTTCCTCGCTGTCCGTCGACGAGGAGGCGGGTGTGGCGCCCAACTCGGCGACGCTGTCGACGGGTGGGGAGGGAGTGCTTCACGGCGCGCGGACGAAGCTCCTGCAGGACCACCACGGCCAGATCATGGAGTCACATTCGGTGTCGGCGGGGCTCGACTACGCCGGCGTCGGCCCCGAACTGGCTGCGCTCGCCGACGAGGGGCGGGTGACCGCCGCGAACGTCGACGACGACGCCGCCCTCGAGGCGTTCCACCGACTCTCGACCGACGAGGGGATCATCCCGGCGCTGGAAACCGCCCACGCGTTCGGCTACCTGAAACAGCGGCAGGACGAACTCGGTGACCTCGTCGTCGTGACCGTCTCCGGGCGGGGCGACAAGGACCTCGAGACAGTGATCGAGGAGACAGAGAAACGCGAGATCGGGAACGCGCCGGACATGTCGCTGTTCTCGGGAGGGCTCCGATGA
- the trpC gene encoding indole-3-glycerol phosphate synthase, with product MVKRGKKRGKKRGEKREEELAPEVRSILESVRSRVPPASRRTDSGRIAVDARPVADAFAAAAADGRVPIVAEVKPTSPTTEGERTDDPAELARAMVAGGAAAISVLTEPDHFGGSPESLARVREAVDVPVLRKDFLLSPAQLDAVEADLVLLIARFLEDDLPDMIEAARDRGFQPLVEVHDVTELENAIAADAEIVGVNNRDLARLEVDLGTFERVAPEVPDHVTLIAESGVSTPADVRRMRAAGADALLIGSAIMDGDPEENTRRLAAATEERT from the coding sequence ATGGTGAAACGAGGGAAAAAACGAGGGAAAAAACGAGGTGAGAAGCGAGAGGAGGAACTCGCGCCCGAAGTGCGATCGATTCTCGAGTCGGTCCGTAGCCGAGTACCGCCCGCGTCTCGGAGGACAGACTCCGGTCGGATCGCGGTCGACGCACGGCCGGTGGCAGACGCGTTCGCCGCGGCGGCGGCCGACGGTCGGGTGCCGATCGTGGCGGAGGTAAAGCCCACCAGCCCGACGACTGAGGGAGAACGGACGGACGATCCCGCCGAACTCGCGCGGGCGATGGTCGCGGGCGGCGCTGCCGCGATCTCGGTGCTCACCGAGCCGGACCACTTCGGCGGGAGTCCCGAGTCCCTTGCACGGGTCCGGGAGGCGGTCGACGTGCCGGTGCTCCGGAAGGATTTCCTTCTGTCGCCCGCCCAGCTCGACGCCGTCGAAGCTGATCTCGTGCTGTTGATCGCGCGGTTCCTGGAGGATGATCTTCCCGACATGATCGAGGCGGCTCGCGATCGCGGGTTCCAGCCGCTCGTGGAGGTCCACGACGTCACAGAACTCGAAAACGCGATTGCGGCGGACGCGGAGATCGTCGGCGTGAACAATCGGGATCTCGCCCGGCTCGAGGTCGATCTGGGGACGTTCGAGCGCGTGGCCCCGGAGGTTCCCGACCACGTGACGCTGATCGCCGAATCGGGCGTGTCGACCCCCGCGGACGTCAGGCGGATGCGGGCGGCTGGCGCCGACGCACTGTTGATCGGGTCGGCGATCATGGACGGCGATCCCGAGGAGAACACCCGGCGGCTCGCTGCCGCCACCGAGGAGCGCACATGA